A stretch of the Arthrobacter sp. PAMC 25486 genome encodes the following:
- the hisS gene encoding histidine--tRNA ligase, which yields MARNASLSGFPEWLPEERLVEQHVLDTLRRTFELHGFSSIETRAVETVGHLLRKGEIDKEVYGLSRLQDDDGNAATAAKDDPNALALHFDLTVPFARYVVENAGYLSFPFRRYQIQKVWRGERPQEGRAREFTQADIDVVGDGVLPFRYDVELALVIAEALSALPIPAFKLRINNRKLAEGFYRGIGLTDTAGVLRSIDKLEKIGAEKVAELLKTELGATDEQAAKALALASIRTEDTSFVEQVRALGVTDELMEEGLNELEQVIAAAVKSAPGSVVADLSIARGLDYYTGTVYETVLVGHEQLGSICSGGRYDALASKGNRKFPGVGLSIGVTRLVARILSQEFAKASRAVPTAVLVTLADEDSWSEAQDVAAALRARGIATEVAAKADKFGKQIKYADKRGIPYVWFTDEDGAHQVKDIRSGDQVTADPATWMPPVADLSPQIMKA from the coding sequence ATGGCACGCAACGCCTCCTTGTCCGGTTTTCCCGAGTGGCTTCCCGAGGAGCGGCTGGTGGAGCAGCATGTGCTGGATACGCTGCGGCGCACCTTTGAACTGCACGGCTTCAGCTCCATTGAGACCCGTGCGGTGGAAACCGTGGGCCACCTGCTCCGCAAGGGTGAGATTGACAAGGAAGTGTACGGTCTCTCCCGCCTGCAGGACGACGACGGAAACGCCGCCACCGCCGCCAAGGACGACCCCAATGCACTGGCCCTCCACTTTGACCTGACGGTGCCCTTTGCCCGCTATGTGGTGGAAAATGCCGGCTACCTTTCCTTCCCGTTTCGGCGCTACCAGATCCAGAAGGTGTGGCGCGGGGAGCGTCCCCAGGAGGGCCGTGCCCGCGAGTTCACCCAGGCTGACATTGATGTTGTGGGCGACGGCGTACTGCCGTTCCGCTACGACGTGGAACTTGCGCTGGTGATTGCCGAGGCGCTCTCCGCCCTGCCGATTCCGGCCTTCAAGTTGCGCATCAACAACCGCAAGCTCGCCGAGGGCTTCTACCGCGGCATCGGCCTCACTGACACGGCCGGGGTGCTGCGCAGCATCGACAAGCTGGAAAAGATCGGGGCCGAGAAGGTTGCGGAGCTGCTCAAGACTGAGCTTGGCGCCACCGACGAGCAGGCCGCCAAGGCCCTGGCCCTGGCCTCCATCCGCACCGAGGACACCTCCTTCGTGGAGCAGGTGCGCGCCCTGGGCGTCACCGATGAGCTCATGGAAGAAGGCCTGAACGAGCTTGAACAGGTCATCGCCGCAGCCGTGAAGAGCGCACCCGGCTCGGTAGTGGCCGATCTTTCGATCGCCCGCGGCCTGGACTACTACACGGGGACTGTTTACGAAACAGTCCTGGTAGGCCACGAGCAGCTGGGCTCCATCTGCTCCGGCGGGCGCTACGACGCACTTGCGTCCAAGGGCAACCGCAAGTTCCCCGGCGTCGGGCTGTCCATTGGTGTGACCCGCCTGGTGGCACGCATCCTGAGCCAGGAATTTGCCAAGGCCTCACGTGCCGTCCCCACCGCCGTGCTGGTGACGCTCGCCGACGAGGACAGCTGGTCCGAGGCCCAAGACGTGGCAGCAGCGCTGCGTGCCCGCGGCATTGCCACCGAGGTTGCCGCGAAGGCTGACAAGTTCGGCAAGCAGATCAAGTACGCCGACAAGCGCGGCATCCCCTACGTGTGGTTTACCGACGAGGACGGTGCCCACCAGGTCAAGGACATCCGCTCCGGAGACCAGGTCACGGCCGACCCTGCCACCTGGATGCCCCCGGTTGCAGACCTGAGCCCCCAAATCATGAAGGCGTAG
- a CDS encoding peptidylprolyl isomerase: protein MANSNKSSREAKARVARMEANQTMHQDQVQRRKRDNRLSLIAILAAVAIATVLALTVFSPQDDNAAAPEPSATDTATPAPEGTNSPTVPNADTAKGKTFSGTLTLNGKPLGVQLDGTKAPQAAAVFKSLADEGFMTGKTCHRLTNSPNFGVLQCGSLKGNGDGDPTYQWGPVENTPADGVYPAGTIAVARGNSTYANGTQFFITYEDTNLPQGDGGYSIVGKVTSGLDVVSAIAKGGIEGGTTDGAPKTKVTIDSLQLK from the coding sequence TTGGCTAACAGCAACAAGTCCAGCCGCGAAGCAAAGGCACGCGTCGCACGCATGGAGGCCAACCAGACGATGCACCAAGATCAGGTGCAGCGCCGCAAGCGCGACAACCGGCTCTCCCTCATCGCCATTCTGGCCGCGGTCGCCATCGCGACGGTGCTGGCACTGACAGTGTTCTCCCCCCAGGACGACAACGCGGCCGCACCGGAGCCCTCCGCAACTGACACCGCAACTCCTGCGCCCGAGGGCACCAACAGCCCCACCGTGCCAAATGCCGACACCGCCAAGGGCAAGACGTTCTCCGGAACCCTGACTCTCAACGGCAAGCCCCTGGGCGTGCAGCTGGATGGCACCAAGGCGCCCCAGGCCGCCGCCGTATTCAAGTCCCTCGCTGACGAGGGCTTCATGACGGGCAAGACCTGCCACCGACTGACCAACTCCCCCAACTTTGGCGTGCTGCAGTGCGGCTCGCTCAAGGGCAACGGCGACGGCGATCCCACGTACCAGTGGGGCCCGGTGGAGAACACTCCGGCCGACGGGGTGTACCCGGCCGGCACCATCGCCGTGGCCCGCGGCAACAGTACCTACGCCAACGGCACACAGTTCTTCATCACCTATGAGGACACCAATCTGCCGCAGGGCGACGGCGGATACAGCATTGTTGGAAAGGTCACCAGCGGCCTCGACGTGGTGAGCGCCATTGCCAAGGGCGGGATCGAGGGCGGCACCACGGACGGTGCACCCAAGACCAAGGTGACGATAGACTCGTTGCAGCTCAAATAA
- a CDS encoding DUF349 domain-containing protein, whose translation MTHSQESDETLASTTPAAPAPENATAAENAPETVSEAPAEGTTAATPVPGPSAVPAPSPSPAAPSPAAFAARPKAPAAAPVAAPAAPVAPAVDLAEAAKFGRAEEDGHVFLLLDGEEFPVGQYPGASKDEALSYFVRKFDDILAQVTLLEQRVEAKAPTTDMNKTVAHLREQLGERTSVGDVNAALARLSALEENIKALGAAERASHDAARSVELAAREAIVAEAETIAAGDPTTIQWKVSSARMNELFEFWKQAQKSGMRLGRATEEGLWKRFRSARTVFDRHRRAYFSQLDNNNAVAKTAKESLIEAAEELAASTEWGWAAGEYRRLMDQWKSSPRASRKDDDALWARFRGAQDKFFAARQLANDALDEEFGANLLVKEALITEAEALLPIKDLNATKKALQSIRDRWEEAGKVPRNDMQRVEAGLRKVEEAVRAADEDNWRRSDPEAKARTSSALNQLEATIAGLKDDLAKAEKAGDARKVAKATEALAARELWLEQIQKAAADFS comes from the coding sequence GTGACACACAGTCAAGAATCCGACGAAACACTTGCCTCAACTACGCCAGCAGCTCCTGCCCCTGAGAACGCGACTGCAGCAGAGAACGCACCCGAGACGGTGAGCGAGGCTCCGGCAGAAGGCACGACGGCGGCAACTCCCGTCCCGGGCCCATCAGCCGTCCCAGCTCCCTCACCTTCCCCGGCAGCACCGTCGCCGGCCGCGTTTGCGGCCCGGCCCAAGGCCCCTGCGGCAGCACCGGTCGCTGCCCCCGCGGCACCGGTGGCTCCCGCCGTCGACCTCGCCGAGGCAGCCAAGTTTGGCCGCGCCGAAGAGGACGGCCATGTCTTCCTGCTCCTGGACGGCGAAGAGTTCCCCGTGGGACAGTACCCGGGCGCCAGCAAGGATGAGGCGCTGAGCTACTTTGTGCGCAAGTTTGATGACATCCTCGCCCAGGTGACCCTGCTCGAGCAGCGCGTTGAGGCCAAGGCCCCCACGACCGACATGAACAAGACCGTTGCGCACCTGCGTGAGCAGCTGGGTGAGCGCACCTCAGTTGGCGATGTCAACGCCGCCCTTGCCCGCCTGTCCGCCCTTGAGGAGAACATCAAGGCACTGGGTGCCGCTGAGCGTGCCTCGCACGACGCCGCGCGCAGCGTTGAGCTGGCGGCGCGTGAAGCAATCGTTGCCGAAGCGGAGACCATTGCCGCAGGCGATCCCACCACCATCCAGTGGAAGGTGAGCAGCGCCCGCATGAACGAGCTCTTTGAGTTCTGGAAGCAGGCCCAGAAGTCGGGCATGCGCCTGGGTCGCGCCACGGAAGAAGGCCTGTGGAAGCGTTTCCGCAGCGCCCGCACCGTGTTTGACCGTCACCGTCGTGCATACTTCTCCCAGCTGGACAACAACAACGCTGTGGCCAAGACTGCCAAGGAGTCCTTGATCGAGGCTGCCGAAGAATTGGCTGCCTCCACCGAGTGGGGCTGGGCTGCCGGGGAATACCGCCGCCTGATGGATCAGTGGAAGAGCTCCCCGCGCGCCAGCCGCAAGGATGACGACGCCCTGTGGGCCCGTTTCCGCGGCGCCCAGGACAAGTTCTTTGCTGCCCGCCAGCTCGCCAACGACGCCCTGGATGAGGAGTTCGGCGCCAACTTGCTCGTCAAGGAAGCCCTGATCACCGAGGCCGAGGCGCTGCTGCCCATCAAGGACCTCAACGCCACCAAGAAGGCGTTGCAGTCCATCCGGGACCGGTGGGAAGAAGCCGGCAAGGTGCCCCGCAACGACATGCAGCGTGTTGAGGCGGGCCTGCGCAAGGTTGAGGAAGCTGTTCGCGCAGCCGACGAGGACAACTGGCGCCGCAGCGACCCCGAAGCCAAGGCACGCACCAGCAGCGCCCTGAACCAGCTGGAAGCGACCATCGCCGGCTTGAAGGACGACCTGGCCAAGGCCGAGAAGGCCGGGGACGCCCGCAAGGTTGCCAAGGCCACCGAGGCACTGGCTGCCCGCGAGCTGTGGCTGGAGCAGATTCAGAAGGCTGCGGCTGACTTCTCCTAG